From one Rhodamnia argentea isolate NSW1041297 chromosome 1, ASM2092103v1, whole genome shotgun sequence genomic stretch:
- the LOC115740256 gene encoding thioredoxin F-type, chloroplastic-like, which produces MALQLSSLSASSLRSQNSVPCFSCSGSSSGSTSSSSSRWCLSGSKNVNLQASGGVGRGRSGVAAKCGVDTTGVYTVGKVTEVDKDTFWPIVNSAPDKTVVLDMYTQWCGPCKVMAPKFQELAEKYLDVVFLKLDCNQENKSLAKELGLRVVPTFKILKEGAIVKEVKGAKFDDLVLAIDTVRSG; this is translated from the exons atgGCTCTTCAGCTCTCCTCTCTCTCGGCTTCCTCCCTCCGTTCCCAGAACTCTGTGCCCTGCTTTTCGTGCTCCGGCTCGAGTTCGGGCTCCACCTCCAGCTCCAGCTCGAGATGGTGCTTGTCGGGGTCCAAGAACGTGAACTTGCAAGCCAGTGGCGGCGTCGGTCGTGGTAGAAGTGGGGTGGCGGCGAAGTGTGGCGTGGACACGACGGGGGTCTACACGGTGGGGAAGGTGACGGAGGTGGACAAGGACACCTTCTGGCCCATCGTCAACTCTGCCCCCGACAAGACGGTCGTTCTTGACATGTACACCCAATG GTGTGGTCCTTGCAAAGTCATGGCTCCAAAGTTTCAAGAGCTAGCCGAGAAGTATCTTGATGTTGTTTTTCTGAAGCTCGACTGCAACCAAGAAAACAAG TCATTGGCAAAGGAGCTTGGCCTAAGGGTGGTTCCCACGTTCAAAATACTAAAGGAAGGCGCGATTGTGAAGGAAGTGAAGGGTGCCAAATTCGATGATCTTGTTCTTGCCATCGATACAGTCAGATCCGGCTGA
- the LOC115740092 gene encoding aspartic proteinase 36-like: protein MDLGRLLLAIAAVLSLTPVVCGNVVFKVHNKFKGREDRSLTAMRAHDARRHGRLLSAVDLHLGGNGHPSETGLYFAKIGIGTPSKDYYVQVDTGSDILWVNCIGCDKCPRKSDLGIELSLYDPKSSSTGNLVTCDEGFCTSTYNGPLPGCRPDLLCQYNVVYGDGSSTAGYFVKDSVQLDQVTGNLQTSSTNGSITFGCGDKQSGELGSSSEALDGILGFGQANSSMLSQLASSGKVKKIFAHCLDSVNGGGIFAIGDVMQPKVNTTPLVPSQPHYNVIMKEVEVGGDVLPLPTDVFDSGDGKGTIIDSGTTLAYLPDEVYKQLMNAIMAKQPGLKLHTVEEQFSCFQFVGSVDDGFPVVKFHFAGSLTLTVYPHDYLFQIREDAWCFGWMDSGIQSKDGKDMTLLGDLVLSNKLVLYNLENQTIGWTEYNCSSSIKVKDNSGAVYSVGAHDLSSSATLVIGRVFSVFSLFVYMLHSLL, encoded by the exons ATGGATCTGGGGAGATTGTTGTTGGCAATCGCGGCGGTGTTGAGTTTGACCCCGGTGGTTTGTGGGAATGTGGTGTTCAAAGTTCATAACAAGTTCAAGGGACGCGAAGACAGGAGTCTCACCGCCATGAGAGCCCACGACGCTCGCCGCCACGGGAGGCTCCTCTCCGCCGTCGATCTCCATTTGGGCGGCAATGGCCATCCTTCTGAAACTGG GCTGTACTTCGCTAAAATTGGGATTGGAACTCCCTCAAAGGACTACTATGTGCAGGTTGATACAGGAAGCGACATCTTGTGGGTGAATTGTATCGGCTGTGACAAGTGTCCAAGGAAAAGTGACCTTGGC ATAGAACTCTCACTTTATGATCCTAAGAGCTCATCAACCGGAAACCTGGTGACGTGCGATGAAGGGTTCTGCACTTCCACATACAATGGTCCCCTTCCAGGATGCAGGCCGGATCTGCTTTGCCAGTATAATGTGGTATATGGTGATGGAAGCTCCACCGCTGGATACTTTGTGAAGGATTCTGTGCAGTTAGATCAAGTGACTGGAAACCTTCAAACGTCATCCACCAATGGGAGTATCACATTTGG GTGTGGGGATAAACAATCTGGAGAGCTTGGCTCATCCTCTGAAGCTCTAGACGGGATTCTCGGTTTTGGACAAGCGAATTCATCCATGCTTTCTCAGCTTGCTTCATCAGGAAAGGTGAAAAAGATTTTTGCACACTGCTTGGATAGTGTAAATGGTGGCGGAATTTTTGCTATTGGAGATGTTATGCAGCCAAAAGTCAACACTACTCCTTTGGTACCAAGCCA GCCGCATTACAATGTTATTATGAAGGAAGTTGAGGTGGGTGGTGATGTTCTACCACTTCCGACAGATGTATTTGACAGTGGGGACGGGAAGGGAACAATAATTGACAGTGGCACAACTTTAGCCTATCTTCCAGATGAGGTTTATAAGCAACTTATGAATGCG ATCATGGCTAAGCAACCTGGACTGAAATTACATACTGTCGAGGAGCAATTCTCTTGTTTCCAGTTTGTTGGAAG TGTTGACGATGGATTTCCGGTGGTCAAGTTTCATTTTGCCGGTTCTCTGACTTTGACAGTTTATCCTCATGATTACTTGTTCCAGATCCGT GAAGATGCTTGGTGTTTTGGTTGGATGGACAGCGGGATCCAATCTAAGGATGGAAAGGACATGACCCTTCTGGGAG ATTTGGTGCTTTCAAATAAACTGGTTTTGTATAATCTGGAGAATCAGACAATTGGATGGACAGAGTACAACT GTTCTTCGAGCATCAAGGTGAAGGATAATAGTGGAGCAGTGTATTCTGTGGGTGCGCATGACTTGAGTTCAAGTGCCACCCTTGTCATTGGACGAGTATTCTCGGTTTTTTCATTGTTCGTATATATGCTGCACAGTCTCCTATAG